AACAACGGAATCATCAATGATGGAGACCGTAACAACGGAGACATGAACGGTGACAACACAACGGCACCGAATGATGACATCCTAACCGATGACAACAACCGCAAGAACAATAACAACAACCGCTAACCGCAAGCCGAAAGAAAAACCGCCACCCCCCGGCGGTTTTTCTTGTTTTTCGAATAATGTTTCACGGTGTTCCACGGTGTTCCACGGTGTTCCACGGTGCCTGTGCAGTACACAATTCAGTTTATTCACTACAGTTGTATAATGGTGAAACAGGAAGTCAGCAATACAGGTAAAAGGTTGACTTAATATCGTATTTCTATTCATTTAGGTGAATTGTCATAAATGTGTGCTGCACAGGCACCGACACAATTGGCACCGACACAATTCTGAAAAACGCATAAATCGTCATACTCGCGCACAAATCGTGCAATTCACGCATAAACTGCCGTAAAACCTCATAAATCCATATATTCACGCATAAATCCCCGCAATTACGCATAAACAAAAAAACTGCCCATTCCAGGCAGCTTTCCTCATGTTTCTTTCGCTTCTTCTCTATCCTTTTTCAACCGTGGACGTTCACGCATATCTGACTCGAAGCGTCTCAGCAGCTCCTCGCCGCTCAGTCCTTCGGTGATCAATTCCTCCAATAAATGCTCCGCGTACTGGGTGCGGGCGCGCTTCAACCGGCCTTTCAGCAAGACGGAAATATTATCGCCGATTTGCTGCACTGTGTCGACCGCCACGCGGAATCCTGCTGGCTCGTTTTCCGGATAGGAAATGACGACGCGCGCTTCCAATAGTTCGCCCGATTCCTTCCAACCTTCAAACAGCTGCAGGTGCTCCTTATCAATGAAAAGTTCGAGAATCCACATCCGGTGGCTATTCTCCTGATTGATAATAATACCATCGACCAGCGGAAAATCCTGAATTTTATCGTCTACTAAAATACCGACAGAAATCATTTTAAATGTCTTCATTCGCGCCACCCCGCTCACTTTTGCATCAAGTATACCATACGCCGGAAAAAAACTTCAGAAACAGCCAAGATTAAATTATCTCGAAAAAATGAAAACTTACAAACGTTGATAACATACATTTTCTTCATTTTAAACCCGAAAAATAGGCGTCAAAACACTATCAAAACCTAATTTTCTTGATTTGCGCCAATATTCCAATCGTTATAAGATAAAGGCACCACAG
The genomic region above belongs to Sporosarcina sp. Marseille-Q4943 and contains:
- a CDS encoding YwpF-like family protein, whose amino-acid sequence is MKTFKMISVGILVDDKIQDFPLVDGIIINQENSHRMWILELFIDKEHLQLFEGWKESGELLEARVVISYPENEPAGFRVAVDTVQQIGDNISVLLKGRLKRARTQYAEHLLEELITEGLSGEELLRRFESDMRERPRLKKDREEAKET